A stretch of the Tautonia marina genome encodes the following:
- a CDS encoding M20 family metallopeptidase gives MKNSQDIPFEDVAQWRDRVRTGVNRDRLLAIAERLISVPSPTGAAGAAADVLADFLVEEGFAVDRPEAGHPASPAVVARLQGERPGKTLQFDGHLDTVHLPFVPFAVDGDQIRGSGASDMKGGLAAAVEGMLAARDAGVLEAGSILLTAHDLHEAPWGFGQQFDRMLVEGIVGDAVLIPEPLCGHLPVAGRGQACWKITIRRAGSPVHEVMRDPEAPRVIPVGAELVQRLHELDHRLAGQVDAVAGRSSVFVGQVHAGEIYNQDPTICWLEGTRRWVPGYDRHEVEAEFRGMLAALAAETGTEIEAEFQLVRDAFALDVNSTLVSAFQAARTAMDGEPLLTGPKAFVDDGNSVSALTGVPSITHGPLAGGQHTVEEWASIDDLIRVANLYALTAALFCPRG, from the coding sequence ATGAAAAATTCTCAAGATATTCCGTTTGAAGACGTTGCGCAATGGCGTGATCGTGTCCGAACGGGTGTGAACCGGGATCGGCTGCTGGCGATTGCGGAACGCTTGATCTCGGTTCCAAGCCCCACGGGAGCGGCCGGGGCTGCGGCTGACGTGCTGGCCGATTTTCTGGTGGAGGAAGGGTTTGCAGTCGATCGGCCCGAGGCCGGACATCCGGCGTCTCCTGCGGTGGTCGCCCGGCTGCAAGGGGAACGGCCAGGGAAAACGCTCCAGTTCGACGGGCACCTGGATACGGTGCATCTTCCCTTTGTGCCGTTTGCTGTGGATGGGGATCAGATCCGCGGCAGCGGAGCGTCGGACATGAAGGGAGGGCTGGCGGCGGCGGTGGAGGGGATGCTGGCCGCTCGGGATGCAGGAGTGCTGGAGGCGGGATCGATCCTGCTGACCGCGCACGATTTGCACGAGGCACCCTGGGGATTCGGTCAGCAGTTTGACCGGATGCTCGTGGAGGGGATCGTGGGCGATGCGGTCTTGATTCCGGAGCCGCTGTGTGGGCATTTGCCGGTGGCGGGTCGGGGTCAGGCGTGCTGGAAAATCACGATCCGACGCGCAGGATCGCCTGTTCATGAGGTGATGCGCGACCCCGAGGCCCCAAGGGTGATACCGGTCGGTGCGGAGCTGGTACAGCGGCTTCATGAACTGGACCACCGCCTGGCTGGCCAGGTAGATGCCGTTGCCGGACGGTCGAGCGTGTTCGTGGGGCAAGTTCACGCGGGAGAAATTTATAATCAAGATCCAACGATCTGCTGGTTGGAAGGAACCCGGCGCTGGGTTCCTGGATACGATCGACACGAAGTCGAGGCCGAGTTCCGCGGGATGCTGGCAGCACTGGCCGCGGAAACCGGAACCGAGATTGAAGCGGAGTTTCAGCTCGTTCGTGATGCGTTCGCCCTCGATGTCAATTCCACGCTTGTGAGTGCGTTTCAGGCGGCTCGGACCGCGATGGACGGGGAGCCCTTGCTGACGGGGCCGAAAGCGTTTGTGGACGACGGGAATAGCGTGTCTGCGCTGACCGGCGTGCCGAGCATTACGCATGGCCCTCTGGCAGGGGGGCAACATACGGTCGAGGAGTGGGCATCGATCGACGACCTGATCCGCGTGGCCAACCTTTACGCCCTGACCGCGGCTTTGTTCTGTCCCCGAGGATGA
- a CDS encoding aminotransferase family protein yields MATVSHTMPDLISEAQAFEERFLRQIFVRDQMAEWSKHPLIMARAEDVSYWDVNGKHYLDALSGIYVASIGHNNRRVIDAIKEQFDRLTFSPAMHGTNPVAVQLANLLAELAPGDLGAVKFQCGGSEVTEAAIKLARQYHRLTGSPGKYKIISRYQSWHGSTLGSLSASGLKARKTVNEPMAPGFLHVFPPTCYRCPFGKTYPSCELTCATIIEQVIAMEDPDTVAAIMVEPIGHTGGVIDPPEEYLPMLREICDRNNILLIFDEIITGFGRTGHLFAAETFGVVPDVLCVAKGMSGGYAPLSAMICRRPIADAFWGPIESNPGFVEGHTFEGNPISCAAGIAVIREMIERDLCGNAREQGARLRAGFERLAERHGIIGDIRGKGLFQAIEFVRDPATKEPMPDAFGVRVGRRALENGLLCRFDPNWIAFGPPLIVTAEQIDAMVAILDRSLGEVLAEAGA; encoded by the coding sequence ATGGCGACCGTGTCTCACACCATGCCCGACCTGATCAGCGAGGCGCAGGCGTTCGAGGAACGCTTTCTGCGCCAGATCTTCGTGCGAGACCAGATGGCGGAGTGGTCGAAGCATCCGTTGATCATGGCTCGGGCCGAGGATGTTTCGTACTGGGACGTGAACGGGAAGCATTATCTGGATGCCCTGTCGGGAATCTACGTGGCCTCGATCGGTCACAATAACCGGAGGGTGATCGACGCGATCAAGGAGCAGTTCGATCGCTTGACCTTCTCTCCAGCGATGCACGGAACGAACCCGGTGGCCGTGCAATTGGCGAACCTGCTGGCTGAGTTGGCCCCCGGCGACCTGGGAGCGGTGAAGTTTCAGTGCGGTGGTTCGGAGGTAACGGAGGCGGCCATCAAGCTGGCACGGCAGTACCATCGTCTGACCGGATCGCCAGGAAAGTACAAGATCATCAGTCGGTATCAGTCGTGGCACGGATCGACGCTTGGATCACTGTCGGCCTCGGGCCTGAAGGCGCGGAAGACGGTCAACGAACCGATGGCGCCGGGCTTCCTGCACGTATTCCCGCCGACCTGCTACCGATGCCCGTTCGGCAAGACGTATCCGAGCTGCGAACTGACCTGTGCGACGATCATCGAACAGGTGATCGCGATGGAAGATCCGGACACGGTTGCGGCGATCATGGTCGAGCCGATCGGCCACACGGGAGGGGTGATCGACCCTCCCGAGGAATACTTGCCGATGCTGCGGGAGATTTGCGATCGAAACAACATTCTCCTAATCTTTGACGAAATTATTACCGGATTCGGCCGGACGGGGCACCTGTTCGCGGCGGAGACGTTCGGCGTGGTGCCCGACGTGCTGTGTGTGGCCAAGGGGATGAGCGGTGGTTATGCGCCGTTGTCGGCGATGATCTGTCGGAGACCGATTGCCGATGCCTTCTGGGGGCCGATTGAGTCGAACCCCGGATTTGTCGAAGGGCACACGTTTGAGGGGAACCCGATCTCGTGCGCGGCGGGAATTGCTGTGATTCGAGAGATGATCGAGCGCGACCTTTGCGGCAATGCGAGGGAGCAGGGGGCTCGGCTCCGCGCTGGGTTTGAGCGGTTGGCGGAGCGTCACGGAATCATTGGTGACATCCGGGGGAAAGGCCTGTTTCAGGCGATCGAGTTCGTCAGAGATCCGGCAACGAAGGAGCCAATGCCCGACGCCTTCGGAGTGCGGGTCGGTCGGAGGGCGCTGGAGAACGGGTTGTTGTGTCGGTTCGACCCGAACTGGATCGCGTTCGGTCCACCGTTGATCGTCACTGCGGAACAGATTGATGCGATGGTGGCGATCCTGGATCGGAGCCTCGGCGAGGTGCTGGCCGAGGCCGGAGCGTGA